The nucleotide sequence CCTGGTAGTCGTAGTCGGCCCGTTCGTCGGCCGCTGGATCGTGGGAGAAGTGCTCTGTTGCCATAGAGTGAGTATCACGAGGTTGGGAGTGGGGAACAATGAACGCTGTCCATTCGCATTCAGTTAATACTACGAACGCTCATCTGAAGAAGTCGGTACCTGCGGAAAACCGGTGGTCTGATCGCACCTGTGAGCTTCCGAGACACTCCAGATAACGGATCGGCAAGTACAGGTATACGCTTCTACAGATGAGCGTACAGGCATAACGAGTACGAAGGTCACGAATTCGGTCGATTTGGGTGTATATTACGTTCGTACGGTTTGTCGTGTTCGTCACGGACGGTGGCATATTTTCTCTTTCCTGAAACTCAGCTTGGCAAATTGAATATCTCACATTGAAGTATCCGAAAATGGTACACAGAGCGGCCTTCTCATAGGATTGCAAGAGTCTATCGCACGCTGGCTCCCTCTGCAAGAGCCACGATCTACGCGAAGCCCAGTCCAGTGAAGACCGATTCACTGGTCCACCGATTTTTGTGATCCACCACAAGACTACCTCTCGTGTGTATTTCTACGAAATGAATGTAAATCACTCAACGTGCAAACCTGAGCCCGTCACTTAGCTTTGCACGCCTAAGTATGACACGAGGCAGATGGGGTAGGAGGAGCGTCACAGGAACGATCCCGGACGGGGAGGCTTTTGGCCATGGATCACGCTCTATCGGTATGCCCGAACGAAACGTCGTCGGCGAGGAACTTGCCACCTGTAGCACTGATCCGAGGACTGGCTTCGATCGCGATGGCTGCTGTGGAACCCATCCCAACGATCGAGGCAGACACGAGCTCTGTGCGGTCATGACCGACGAATTTCTGTCGTTCAGCAAAGCGCAGGGCAACGACCTTGTGACGCCGCGTCCGGAGTTAGAGTTTCCCGGGCTTTCCCCTGGCGATCGCTGGTGTCTCTGTCTCGGACGGTGGATCGAAGCGCTTGAAGCCACGCGAGCCGAAGGCCTCCCGGAGACGACCGTCCCACCCGTTGTTCTCGAAGCGACCAACGAGGCAGTGCTGGATTCCGTGGATCTGGAGACGCTCGAAAGCCACGCCTACGACGCGTGAGCAGCCGACGGGCGTGATATCGCGCGATCATGCACGACGGCGTCGGCGGCTCCCGCTTCGGTTTTCATCCTCCGTAGCGTGATGACCGTTGTATGACACAGGGAGGGGTAAGAGCTACTGATGCCGACTACGGACGTCCGTTAACAAGGACGGCCAAGCGATTTCCGTTTGGGATTCGTACTCACACGTCCATGACAACTACCGAAGAACTCGCCGCGTTCGTCGACGCCGTCTCCCACGAGGACTTCTCGGAGAACACACGCGAAGAGCTAAAGAAACGCACACTGGATTCCCTCGGAATCGGCATCGCCGCGCTGGGTCATGAACCGGTCGAAGACGTCTACGACATCTGCCGCCGGGCGAATCCAGGCACCAGCTGTACGTTATGGGGGCGCAGCGAGTCAGCTTCGCCGGTCGGTGCCGCGATGCATAACACTGCTCTCACCCGGTACCTCGACTTCATGGACTCGTTTCTGGCGCCTGGAGAGACGCCCCACCCCAGCGACAACATCGGTGCCATCGTCGCCGCTGGAGAGGAGGCCGGCGCCACAGGGGAGGAACTGCTGGAAGGCATCGGCGTGGCCTACGAGGTCCAAGGGGAACTCGCTTGGAATGCGCCGGTCCGGGATGAAGGATTCGACCACGTGACCCACACCGTCATCTCGGCCGCCTGCGGCGTCGCGAAGATGCTGAACCTCGACGTTGAGGCGACGAGGAACGCCATTGGCATCGCGGGTACCGCCCACAACGCTCTCCGGGTCACCCGAACCGGCGGTATCAACGAGTGGAAAGGCATCGCGTCTGCAAACGCCGCACGCAATGCGACGTACGCCTGCCTACTCGCGCAGGAGGGCATGGAAGGGCCGAAGAACCTCTTCGAGGGCCAGAAGGGCTGGAAGCAGGTCATCAGCGGCGATTTCACGGTCGATC is from Haloplanus salinarum and encodes:
- a CDS encoding DUF2237 family protein, producing MPERNVVGEELATCSTDPRTGFDRDGCCGTHPNDRGRHELCAVMTDEFLSFSKAQGNDLVTPRPELEFPGLSPGDRWCLCLGRWIEALEATRAEGLPETTVPPVVLEATNEAVLDSVDLETLESHAYDA
- a CDS encoding MmgE/PrpD family protein; this encodes MTTTEELAAFVDAVSHEDFSENTREELKKRTLDSLGIGIAALGHEPVEDVYDICRRANPGTSCTLWGRSESASPVGAAMHNTALTRYLDFMDSFLAPGETPHPSDNIGAIVAAGEEAGATGEELLEGIGVAYEVQGELAWNAPVRDEGFDHVTHTVISAACGVAKMLNLDVEATRNAIGIAGTAHNALRVTRTGGINEWKGIASANAARNATYACLLAQEGMEGPKNLFEGQKGWKQVISGDFTVDLDPACSRVHDVMTKRYVAETYAQSAVEGIIELAEAEDIDHGRVDSIHLDTFGGAALIIGGGEGDRYAVETKAQADHSLPYMLAAALIDREMGNEQYEAERIRADDVQRLLRTVEVEEDSTFTEQFEGGEMPARIEITMTDGTTHVVEKNAFQGHPTQPMDWDQVEAKFHATASQFDERRRTEVVETVRDLESTDLDDLVGLLA